The Toxoplasma gondii ME49 chromosome XI, whole genome shotgun sequence region GTTCCCGCAGTCGCGAGAGGCACAGCTTGACGCGAAACCTGCAAAATAAAAAAGAAAACTTTCCCTAGATACAAGAACTTTCAGCTTTCAAGCTCGGTCCTGCATCGAGTTGTGACGATTGCATCTGACCCGATGTGCTGTCTCCCTAAGACAACTGCACGCACGCCTTGGCAGTTGCATTTCTCGCGGAACAGCGACCTTTCTCCAGTGACGTTTTGTGAAGTAGCTTCATGGGGTTTGCCACGGTCACGACCTTTCTCCAGTGACTTTTTGTGAAGCAGCTTCATGGGGTTTGCCACGGTCAACAGAGGACCGTTTACTGTGGTTTGTCCTTGACGTCTTTTGTCCCCGGGCCACATTTCTGGCAGGACACCACTGCAGTTGTGGGCTCCGAATTGTTGAGGACAATGGAAAACTCACTGACAGGCATTTTAGACGTGTCCGAAGCCAGATGCGAACAGCAAGTACGTCGTGTTCAACGAATGCGCAAAACAAGATGGCGGGTATCTCAGGGGGACGCGTTACTACCCATGTACTGTGCGAGTGCTGGTTCTGTGGTTCCTGAGAAGGCACTGGGCTTGCCGGAAGTCGAATCAGCTCTTTTGACCCTTTCTGGTCGAGTTCCGGATTGCGAAAAGGCTGTCTGACAGAACGGCTCCCGAGAGGAGCGGAATTTGGCCTCGTGAATTTACAAAGGCTGCGGCGCATCTGGGGTCTGCGAATTGATTTCCACGGTTGAGAGTGTACAAAAAGGATGCCCGGATCAGCTTCACTTTGCAAAGTTGTTGCAAGGGTTCGTTTGCCACCTGGTCTTGAATGTGTTATGCCGTCTACAATCTCGCCTCTTTCTATCGCTCTGTCGTTTCATGCAAGACTGACGCCACTTCCCAGAGTGAGAAGCGACAGTCGACAGAACCGTGGATTCTCGCAGCATGTGTCCGTGGAGGTTTCGAAATATGACGAAGTGGACTTAttttccgtctctgcatTCTCGGACTTTGGCTTGTGTGTGCATTTAGGATGGCGTAAACGACCCCGCGGACTCCATTATTTCCTCCATAGGGAGCAGCTTTGCCGACCTCAACAACATGATCAGCGAGCAACTGAACCAAGACTTCGAGATAGCCAACTTGCTACCCTAGTAAGGCGTTTCGCGCTTCTGGAGAAAATCCTGGGTCCAGTTACGAGGTTTCGTTCTTCCGAATCAGAACTCTGCTGCTTGCCGCAGCGCCCGCCACCGTCTACGCACGAAACGGGAATTCGACGGTGTCGAGCCAGAGCGTCTGTGGCGTTCAGAGACACCGACTGGTTtttctcgagtctctgcgtGTTTTCAGTGGAAAGTTCATCAGTGACATCCTCGGCCTCGCCGTCGGGTACTATTCCTTCGAGAGTTCCTGCAGAGGCGGTGAATCGTATTTGGTGAACACTGTCCCGGCGCCTATCCACTCGCTGCCTCCCAATCCGTTCACTGGCAACCTGAGAGACAAAGAATGCCGTAAGTGATTCAGTTTTGTGTGGCGTCCGgcttcttttctggaagCGAGGCGCCTCCTCTcagagaaggcagcagaGTTCGATCAACCTGTCAGCAGCGTCAGGATTTAGAGTGACTGAGCTAACATTCGCCGCCGGTGCATTGCCCCAACCCACGACACCTGTTCGCCAGTCTGGTTGGTGACCAGCAAACAGGCACCTCGGTTTCCATAGAAACTCAAGAGGGACCCTGGTGAGTCGCCGTGGCTCTTTCACTAGCGAAGGTTCAGGAGACGCGTCACAGTACGAGGCTGAAATCCAACGACACTTTTCAAAGGCAGTGTTCGTACACTACTCACGTGTCCAGTTGAGCAGACAAGTCCTTGCGAGATCTGACAGAAGGTGCGTTTCGCAATTTTTGTCGCCCGCACACTCTGGGTGAGTAAGAAGGAACAGTGACCGCCGAAAAATCGGGCAAAGGAAGAGTTAGGAATGTCATCCACGTTGTGAAAAACGATCCTTGTTCTGTGCATGTTGTGACAGTGCTAGAGTGCATCAGCGCGATGAACACCGAGGAGGACGAGCTCAGAAGAAAGGACCTCTATGCGCGGTACTGCAGTGAATACCGAAACTGCGTTTCGCCGAAAgagctctttctctgtgctgCGAGACACAACCGCGAGATTCAACAGTTGCTTGCCATGATTGACGACGAGATCGGTAAGTGTGGAAAcgcagtttttttttcgctctaGCAGTTTTCTCGGGATGCTTTGGTGCATTTCTCTGGGCGACTCTTCTGTGTAGGGACACGCGCGTGCACTCAGGGTGCGTCGGCGCCTTTCCCCCCGTGGTTCAGAAGAAATGTTTGTCTGCCAGGAGTTGCCAACATGTTTAGCACATAGAAGTGAATCTGAGGCTGAGCACATGTCTCtagagacgcagagagccgCAAACAGTGCAGAAGGTAGTCTGCCTGCTCGAGAGTTGACTGTGTTTGTCCGCTCGGTGTGTAAAGGGTGTCTTCTTGGTGCTCGGCagccgcgtttctctgtcatTTATCCTTGTTAGTTTGTAACTGAGAAGTCGTGTTGGCATCAAATCATGCTTGCTGGAAACCGGGGTGAAGCGACCAGGGTTTTGTGAACGTGGGAGATGACATCCACCAGAAGGATTTTCAGGCGGAATTTGTTCTTTTTTTACTTCCTCCGCTGTGAAATGCCACGTATCTTATCACTGACACATCCGTTGTTGACCGCTATAGCAACGCGGGTTAGGGTAGACAACTGGCACTGGCGTTTGCACCGCTCCGCTTTTGTGAACAGAGAAGCCGCAGGAGTACAGATTGAAGCCGACCTTCAAGACTCGTGCGTCTCGACCGTCAGAAGTTCCTGAGGATGCCAACCAACTGGAACAGCTATTAGTGGCATTGAACAAAGGACACGGTGAGGAAGTGAGAGTGAAGGAGGAAACTCGGGAAAACAGTGGTGAAAAAACGAGGTCTCTCCGACCCCTTGTGCGTAGATCTTCTCTGCGTGTGCCACAAAGCGCGGAATCGTTGAGACAATCGGTTAATGCGGGAAAATCGTGTTTTTCGCGACTATAGGGGAGGTTTATCTGAAAAGAGCCTCCACCCCTATGGCGTTTATCATGGAATTCTCGTgcgtctgttttcctcttgctctcaGGCCTCCTGACACCGAGGGCCAACATCTAACGTGCTCATCAGAGCCAGCGTCTTGCCAGGAAAAGTGGACCTGGCGGTAACGACACAACGCAGACGAGCTCTTCGTGTGAATAGTTCCCCTTCTTTAAGAAGCAAACGTTCTGAATTGTCAGTCTCGGTTGCCGCAACTCACAGCAGTTCGGAGCACAGGTGCATCGTACCCATTCCATCAACACGGGCTTT contains the following coding sequences:
- the MED8 gene encoding mediator complex subunit MED8 (encoded by transcript TGME49_216920~Gene product name based on ToxoDB Community Expert Annotation.), coding for MENSLTGILDVSEARCEQQDGVNDPADSIISSIGSSFADLNNMISEQLNQDFEIANLLPYGKFISDILGLAVGYYSFESSCRGGESYLVNTVPAPIHSLPPNPFTGNLRDKECLLECISAMNTEEDELRRKDLYARYCSEYRNCVSPKELFLCAARHNREIQQLLAMIDDEIEKPQEYRLKPTFKTRASRPSEVPEDANQLEQLLVALNKGHGLLTPRANI